From Streptomyces sp. TLI_053, a single genomic window includes:
- a CDS encoding TetR-like C-terminal domain-containing protein has protein sequence MGRAESYHHGNLRRAVLDAAIAAITESGPSGWSLRELARRAEVSHAAPAHHFGDKAGVLTAVAAEGFELFADALERAAGDPYGSGVAYVRFAVDHRAYFEVMFRPELYRADDPEMALARERAGAVLAASGRELSRGERPDRATTIAAWSLAHGFASLWLNGALPESGAGVDVEELAREVLRVVFGRAE, from the coding sequence ATGGGCAGGGCCGAGAGCTACCACCACGGGAATCTGCGGCGGGCCGTGCTGGACGCCGCGATCGCGGCGATCACGGAGTCCGGGCCGTCCGGCTGGAGCCTGCGGGAGCTGGCACGCCGGGCGGAGGTCTCGCACGCGGCGCCGGCGCACCACTTCGGCGACAAGGCGGGGGTGCTGACGGCGGTGGCGGCGGAGGGCTTCGAGCTGTTCGCGGACGCGCTGGAGCGGGCGGCGGGGGATCCGTACGGGTCCGGGGTGGCGTACGTGCGGTTCGCGGTGGACCACCGGGCGTACTTCGAGGTGATGTTCCGGCCGGAGCTGTACCGGGCGGACGACCCGGAGATGGCACTGGCGCGTGAGCGCGCGGGGGCGGTGCTCGCGGCCAGCGGCCGGGAGCTGTCCCGGGGGGAGCGGCCCGACCGGGCGACGACCATCGCCGCGTGGTCACTGGCGCACGGCTTCGCGAGCCTCTGGCTGAACGGCGCCCTGCCGGAGAGCGGGGCCGGGGTGGACGTGGAGGAGCTGGCCCGGGAGGTGCTGCGGGTGGTGTTCGGCCGGGCGGAGTAG
- a CDS encoding peptidylprolyl isomerase produces MGSQHYAVLKTNHGEITVKLFQFHTPKTVRNFVELAEGGREWTDPATGAVTTAPLYDGTTFHRVIPNFMIQGGDPLGDGTGGPGYEFADEFHPELYFTKPYLLAMANAGPNTNGSQFFITTRATPHLNRKHTIFGEVADAAGQKVVDAIAATPTGPGDRPLEPVVIESVTVERR; encoded by the coding sequence ATGGGCTCGCAGCACTACGCCGTCCTCAAGACCAACCACGGCGAGATCACCGTCAAGCTCTTCCAGTTCCACACGCCGAAGACCGTGCGCAACTTCGTGGAGCTGGCCGAGGGCGGGCGGGAGTGGACCGATCCGGCGACCGGGGCGGTCACCACGGCTCCGCTGTACGACGGGACGACGTTCCACCGGGTCATCCCCAACTTCATGATCCAGGGCGGCGATCCGCTGGGCGACGGCACGGGCGGGCCCGGGTACGAGTTCGCCGACGAGTTCCACCCCGAGCTGTACTTCACCAAGCCGTACCTGCTGGCGATGGCCAACGCGGGCCCGAACACCAATGGTTCGCAGTTCTTCATCACCACCCGGGCGACCCCGCACCTCAACCGCAAGCACACCATCTTCGGCGAGGTCGCCGACGCGGCCGGCCAGAAGGTGGTGGACGCCATCGCGGCCACCCCGACCGGGCCGGGCGACCGGCCGCTGGAGCCCGTGGTCATCGAGTCGGTGACCGTCGAGCGGCGGTAG
- a CDS encoding ribonuclease domain-containing protein, whose product MTLRRPAWGALVLALACSLAPAAPAPAAAPAVRAVLQPPLPVEEFPGQVERACHIWRGIGWPINSRPVDFRIPGPAYIRGSNPYGNRSGDLPSGGAYHEYDVNPRPTPATHRDAERLVRDDNSERTWYTDDHYANFREISGGC is encoded by the coding sequence ATGACCCTCCGCCGTCCGGCCTGGGGCGCGCTCGTCCTCGCCCTGGCCTGTTCGCTCGCCCCCGCCGCCCCCGCGCCGGCAGCCGCGCCGGCCGTCCGGGCGGTCCTCCAACCCCCGCTCCCCGTCGAGGAGTTCCCGGGGCAGGTCGAACGGGCCTGCCACATCTGGCGGGGCATCGGGTGGCCCATCAACTCCCGCCCGGTCGACTTCCGGATTCCGGGCCCGGCGTACATCCGGGGCAGCAACCCGTACGGCAATCGCAGCGGGGACCTCCCGTCCGGCGGCGCCTACCACGAGTACGACGTCAACCCCCGCCCGACGCCCGCCACCCACCGGGACGCCGAGCGCCTGGTCCGCGACGACAACTCCGAGCGGACCTGGTACACCGACGACCACTACGCCAACTTCCGCGAGATCTCCGGAGGCTGCTGA
- a CDS encoding barstar family protein, whose amino-acid sequence MPAASGPPLGPARWDLLPGRTWAGFATGADRLRLVRGANCRTAAALFAEWARALPFPGYFGHNWDAFEECLNDALRPPGAGSAVPRLLVLVVDADAVLADEPPDRLALLLEILDAAAGGGLRVLFVADPPGAGAAEARLRAAGPSD is encoded by the coding sequence GTGCCCGCGGCTTCCGGCCCCCCGCTCGGTCCGGCCCGGTGGGACCTCCTGCCGGGCCGGACCTGGGCGGGCTTCGCAACCGGTGCGGACCGGCTCCGCCTCGTCCGGGGCGCGAACTGCCGTACCGCGGCCGCCCTGTTCGCCGAGTGGGCGCGGGCGCTCCCGTTCCCCGGCTACTTCGGCCACAACTGGGACGCCTTCGAGGAGTGCCTCAACGACGCGCTCCGCCCGCCCGGTGCCGGATCGGCGGTGCCCCGCCTCCTCGTCCTCGTCGTGGACGCCGACGCCGTCCTGGCGGACGAGCCGCCGGACCGGCTCGCCCTGCTCCTCGAGATCCTGGACGCGGCCGCCGGCGGTGGCCTCCGCGTGCTGTTCGTCGCGGACCCGCCCGGGGCCGGTGCGGCCGAGGCCCGTCTCCGCGCGGCCGGCCCGAGCGACTGA
- a CDS encoding VOC family protein, whose amino-acid sequence MLTRVMYVTVYVTDQDRALRFYTEQLGLEKRVDYAGPDGRFLTVGAEGHPFEIILWPHAPAAGQPSRSEEVSAPGPIVLESDDLRKDVGIWRERGVELDRHEPEEYPFGLRVEARDPDGNRVSLRQQRPVLADRA is encoded by the coding sequence ATGCTCACCAGGGTCATGTACGTCACGGTCTACGTCACCGACCAGGACCGCGCGCTGCGGTTCTACACCGAACAGCTGGGGCTGGAGAAGCGCGTCGACTACGCCGGCCCGGACGGCCGCTTCCTCACCGTGGGCGCGGAGGGCCACCCGTTCGAGATCATCCTCTGGCCGCACGCCCCGGCCGCCGGGCAGCCCTCGCGATCGGAGGAGGTGTCGGCCCCCGGTCCGATCGTCCTGGAGTCGGACGATCTGAGGAAGGACGTGGGGATCTGGCGCGAGCGCGGGGTGGAGCTCGACCGGCACGAGCCCGAGGAGTACCCCTTCGGCCTCCGCGTCGAGGCCCGGGACCCGGACGGCAACCGGGTCTCGCTGCGCCAGCAGCGGCCGGTGCTGGCCGACCGGGCCTGA
- a CDS encoding arylamine N-acetyltransferase, producing the protein MDEPLQDTEIPTVERVAAYLARIGAERPARAGAAELARLQEAHLDAVPFENLSIHLGEPVVLEPEALLEKVVGRRRGGFCYELNGAFAGLLRALGYRVELLAARVFDGAEPGPPFDHLALRVEADGVAWLVDVGFGRFARRPLRLDERGPQQDPAGVFTVTPSAGDPGAVTPGAVTPSAVTPGAGGAGDLDVALDGAPQYRLDPRPYRLADFTPTCWWQTTSPDSHFTRATTCSRPTPDGGRTTLTSTRATGGTRLLRTAPDGTRTEELLDADAALSAYRTHFGLVLDRLPTAP; encoded by the coding sequence ATGGACGAGCCATTGCAGGACACGGAGATCCCGACCGTCGAGCGGGTGGCGGCCTACCTCGCCCGGATCGGGGCCGAGCGGCCCGCCCGTGCCGGCGCGGCCGAGCTGGCACGGCTCCAGGAGGCGCACCTGGACGCCGTTCCGTTCGAGAATCTGAGCATCCACCTCGGCGAGCCCGTCGTGCTCGAACCGGAGGCGCTGCTGGAGAAGGTCGTGGGGCGTCGGCGCGGCGGGTTCTGCTATGAACTCAACGGCGCCTTCGCCGGGTTGCTGCGGGCCCTCGGCTACCGCGTCGAGCTGCTCGCCGCCCGGGTCTTCGACGGGGCCGAGCCCGGGCCGCCGTTCGACCACCTGGCGCTGCGGGTGGAGGCGGACGGGGTGGCGTGGCTGGTGGACGTCGGCTTCGGCAGGTTCGCCCGCCGGCCGTTGCGCCTCGACGAGCGCGGCCCGCAGCAGGACCCGGCGGGAGTCTTCACCGTCACCCCGAGCGCCGGCGACCCGGGTGCCGTCACCCCGGGTGCCGTCACCCCGAGCGCCGTCACCCCGGGTGCCGGCGGTGCCGGTGACCTGGACGTCGCCCTCGACGGCGCGCCGCAGTACCGCCTCGACCCCCGCCCGTACCGGCTGGCCGACTTCACCCCGACCTGCTGGTGGCAGACCACGTCCCCCGACTCGCACTTCACCCGCGCGACCACCTGCTCCCGCCCCACTCCCGACGGCGGCCGGACCACCCTCACCAGCACCCGCGCGACCGGCGGCACCCGCTTGCTGCGCACCGCCCCCGACGGGACCCGCACCGAGGAACTCCTCGACGCCGACGCGGCCCTGAGCGCCTACCGGACCCACTTCGGGCTCGTCCTGGACCGCCTCCCGACCGCACCCTGA
- a CDS encoding NUDIX hydrolase yields MGDAHWRELRREPIHSAFGRGTDRVTFAMPDGREEVYHLGNEYSCAAVVALTPDRRIVLTRQFRPGPQALLYELPGGVVDPGESPEDAAARELAEETGYRGKVEHVTAVWHDAYSNGVRHACVATDCTPTARIAHDRNEFIEVVLMDLAEFRDTVLRRGLLSDVGPAYLGLDHLGLL; encoded by the coding sequence ATGGGCGACGCACACTGGCGGGAACTCCGCCGCGAGCCGATCCACAGCGCCTTCGGACGCGGCACCGACCGGGTGACCTTCGCCATGCCGGACGGCCGCGAGGAGGTCTACCACCTGGGCAACGAGTACTCCTGCGCGGCCGTCGTCGCACTGACCCCGGACCGGCGCATCGTGCTCACCCGGCAGTTCCGGCCCGGACCGCAGGCCCTGCTGTACGAACTGCCGGGCGGCGTCGTCGACCCGGGCGAGTCCCCCGAGGACGCCGCCGCGCGCGAACTCGCCGAGGAGACCGGCTACCGGGGCAAGGTGGAACACGTCACCGCCGTCTGGCACGACGCCTACTCCAACGGCGTGCGCCACGCCTGCGTCGCCACCGACTGCACCCCGACCGCCCGGATCGCGCACGACCGCAACGAGTTCATCGAGGTGGTGCTGATGGACCTGGCGGAGTTCCGCGACACCGTGCTGCGCCGCGGCCTGCTCTCCGACGTCGGCCCGGCCTATCTGGGCCTCGACCACCTCGGCCTGCTCTGA
- a CDS encoding LCP family protein, giving the protein MNTWQEGRPGGGGNPYGGNGGGGAAYGHGGGGSAAEPPLPAGLNPRGPGAPAPRQPQPQGQPQGQPQQGRPGTPPQAPGYGPAQGYGQPGQGYGQPGQPGARPSVPAQGGPGGPGGPGAAPGGPIAPGGPQSPAGGRSGRWPRRRIVKWSVFGVLIALMVTTVSTWFWADSKLNHESVLADYPGRPAAGKGTNWLIVGSDSRNGLSDSQEEDLHTGHAGGKRSDSMMILHVGDNGNTLMSIPRDSWVPIPEHTGENGKPVKATTSKINSAFASGGGKLLAQTVETNTGIRIDHYAEIGFAGFVGIVDSVGGVDMCIEQDVKDKDSGLDLKAGCQSLDGTQALAFVRQRHQMADQDLGRMRNQQKFLGALAKQAASPATVLNPFTFYPLVSSGLGTLIVDDDAGLTDLGSLFLAMKDVNGGSGKSITVPIANPDFRTNTGESAVKWDTAKAKQVFDAFKNDTAVPDVK; this is encoded by the coding sequence GCGCCGCGTACGGGCACGGTGGCGGCGGCTCGGCCGCCGAGCCGCCGCTGCCCGCCGGGCTGAACCCGCGCGGGCCGGGCGCTCCGGCGCCCCGGCAGCCCCAGCCGCAGGGGCAGCCCCAGGGGCAGCCGCAGCAGGGCCGGCCGGGCACGCCGCCGCAGGCGCCCGGGTACGGCCCCGCCCAGGGCTACGGACAGCCGGGGCAGGGCTACGGACAGCCCGGGCAGCCCGGTGCGCGCCCGTCGGTGCCCGCGCAGGGCGGTCCGGGCGGTCCGGGCGGACCCGGTGCCGCGCCCGGTGGGCCGATAGCCCCCGGCGGTCCGCAGTCTCCCGCCGGCGGCCGCTCCGGACGCTGGCCGCGGCGCCGGATCGTCAAGTGGTCGGTGTTCGGCGTGCTGATCGCCCTGATGGTCACCACCGTCTCCACCTGGTTCTGGGCGGACTCCAAGCTCAACCACGAGAGTGTGCTCGCCGACTACCCGGGCCGCCCGGCCGCCGGCAAGGGCACCAACTGGCTGATCGTCGGCTCGGACAGCCGCAACGGCCTCTCCGACAGCCAGGAGGAGGACCTGCACACCGGCCACGCGGGCGGCAAGCGCAGCGACTCGATGATGATCCTGCACGTCGGGGACAACGGGAACACCCTGATGAGCATCCCCCGCGACTCCTGGGTGCCGATCCCCGAGCACACCGGCGAGAACGGCAAGCCCGTCAAGGCGACCACCTCGAAGATCAACTCCGCCTTCGCCTCCGGCGGCGGCAAGCTGCTCGCGCAGACCGTGGAGACGAACACCGGTATCCGCATCGACCACTACGCCGAGATCGGCTTCGCCGGCTTCGTCGGCATCGTCGACTCGGTCGGCGGCGTGGACATGTGCATCGAGCAGGACGTCAAGGACAAGGACTCCGGCCTCGACCTCAAGGCCGGCTGCCAGAGCCTCGACGGCACCCAGGCGCTCGCCTTCGTCCGCCAGCGCCACCAGATGGCCGACCAGGACCTCGGCCGGATGCGCAACCAGCAGAAGTTCCTCGGCGCGCTGGCCAAGCAGGCGGCCTCGCCGGCCACCGTGCTCAACCCGTTCACCTTCTACCCGCTGGTGTCCTCCGGCCTCGGCACGCTGATCGTCGACGACGACGCCGGTCTGACCGACCTCGGCTCGCTCTTCCTGGCCATGAAGGACGTCAACGGCGGCAGCGGGAAGAGCATCACCGTGCCGATCGCCAACCCGGACTTCAGGACCAACACCGGCGAGTCGGCGGTCAAGTGGGACACCGCGAAGGCCAAGCAGGTGTTCGACGCCTTCAAGAACGACACCGCCGTGCCGGACGTGAAGTAG